Proteins encoded in a region of the Phalacrocorax carbo chromosome 15, bPhaCar2.1, whole genome shotgun sequence genome:
- the PLA2G1B gene encoding phospholipase A2 isoform X1, whose translation MAHPAVHGFQWKKSAFSNINIGLFILHPRQVGAASAADSSRAMWGFRSMIKCTIPNSYPLLQFADYGCYCGFGGSGTPVDELDRCCEVHDHCYSQAKRLESCRHIVDNPYTKPYNFTCSSGQVTCNSMSTSASLHFKHHCGGRGCITPGDFVAGRRGASPFQRGWLSETGHLTQALE comes from the exons ATGGCACACCCTGCAGTCCATGGATTCCAATGGAAGAAGTCTGCATTTAGTAACATAAATATTGGCTTGTTTATCTTACACCCACGTCAAG TGGGTGCAGCCAGCGCTGCTGACTCAAGCCGAGCCATGTGGGGGTTTCGCAGCATGATCAAGTGCACCATCCCGAACAGCTACCCTCTGCTGCAGTTTGCTGACTACGGCTGCTACTGCGGCTTTGGAGGCAGCGGGACTCCAGTGGACGAGCTTGACAG GTGCTGTGAAGTACACGATCACTGCTACTCACAGGCAAAGAGACTAGAATCATGCAGACACATTGTGGACAACCCCTACACAAAGCCATACAACTTCACCTGCTCCAGTGGGCAGGTTACGTGTAACAGTATGTCCACTTCCGCGTCGCTCCACTTCAAACATCACTGCGGGGGACGGGGCTGCATTACACCCGGTGATTTTGTGGCAGGAAGGCGCGGTGCAAGTCCCTTCCAGCGGGGCTGGCTGTCAGAAACGGGGCACCTCACGCAGGCACTGGAGTGA
- the PLA2G1B gene encoding phospholipase A2 isoform X2, translated as MAHPAVHGFQWKKSAFSNINIGLFILHPRQVGAASAADSSRAMWGFRSMIKCTIPNSYPLLQFADYGCYCGFGGSGTPVDELDRCCEVHDHCYSQAKRLESCRHIVDNPYTKPYNFTCSSGQVTCNSDNDECEMFVCNCDRAAALCFAKAPYNPEHNKLDIEKYCK; from the exons ATGGCACACCCTGCAGTCCATGGATTCCAATGGAAGAAGTCTGCATTTAGTAACATAAATATTGGCTTGTTTATCTTACACCCACGTCAAG TGGGTGCAGCCAGCGCTGCTGACTCAAGCCGAGCCATGTGGGGGTTTCGCAGCATGATCAAGTGCACCATCCCGAACAGCTACCCTCTGCTGCAGTTTGCTGACTACGGCTGCTACTGCGGCTTTGGAGGCAGCGGGACTCCAGTGGACGAGCTTGACAG GTGCTGTGAAGTACACGATCACTGCTACTCACAGGCAAAGAGACTAGAATCATGCAGACACATTGTGGACAACCCCTACACAAAGCCATACAACTTCACCTGCTCCAGTGGGCAGGTTACGTGTAACA GCGACAACGACGAGTGCGAGATGTTCGTCTGCAACTGTGACCGCGCCGCCGCTCTGTGCTTTGCCAAGGCGCCCTACAACCCCGAGCACAACAAACTGGACATcgaaaaatactgcaaatag
- the PLA2G1B gene encoding phospholipase A2 isoform X3 produces the protein MNSLALLFLLSVGAASAADSSRAMWGFRSMIKCTIPNSYPLLQFADYGCYCGFGGSGTPVDELDRCCEVHDHCYSQAKRLESCRHIVDNPYTKPYNFTCSSGQVTCNSDNDECEMFVCNCDRAAALCFAKAPYNPEHNKLDIEKYCK, from the exons ATGAATTCCCTGgccctgcttttcctgctctctg TGGGTGCAGCCAGCGCTGCTGACTCAAGCCGAGCCATGTGGGGGTTTCGCAGCATGATCAAGTGCACCATCCCGAACAGCTACCCTCTGCTGCAGTTTGCTGACTACGGCTGCTACTGCGGCTTTGGAGGCAGCGGGACTCCAGTGGACGAGCTTGACAG GTGCTGTGAAGTACACGATCACTGCTACTCACAGGCAAAGAGACTAGAATCATGCAGACACATTGTGGACAACCCCTACACAAAGCCATACAACTTCACCTGCTCCAGTGGGCAGGTTACGTGTAACA GCGACAACGACGAGTGCGAGATGTTCGTCTGCAACTGTGACCGCGCCGCCGCTCTGTGCTTTGCCAAGGCGCCCTACAACCCCGAGCACAACAAACTGGACATcgaaaaatactgcaaatag